A window from Primulina huaijiensis isolate GDHJ02 chromosome 11, ASM1229523v2, whole genome shotgun sequence encodes these proteins:
- the LOC140988565 gene encoding uncharacterized protein isoform X5, with the protein MELGLSGNALKIFARSIICLARIGNEIVLQASPSLLTCHTLNSSRSAYQSITLKPDFFDVYSVSGAQVQCSVLLKAICSVLRTPIASIEHISVLLSDPNSPKVQWTLECFNGMRKTYWISCNVEPDIQQLSLDRRLLPSSFVVRPRDLNRLLANFQSTLQEITIIATQQPALNANAADQFRGKAVEFRSYIDPTSENDSLLHTQLWIDPKEEFVQYEHFRDPVDITFGVKELKAFLSFCEGCEVDIHIYFDKAGEPILMAPKFGSDDKSFSNFDATLVLATMLVSQLNFGNSAGPPPAASAGASAQQDPNGNTSDHPSDHTRIWSELSAKDGNDTEDRRAHVEGNQQTKEHRTIQRIGVLLLSS; encoded by the exons ATGGAGCTGGGTCTAAGCGGGAATGCTCTCAAAATCTTCGCTCGATCAATCATATGCCTGGCGCGAATCGGCAACGAGATCGTCCTTCAGGCATCACCGTCTCTG CTTACTTGTCATACTCTTAATTCATCGAGGTCCGCCTATCAATCCATAACCTTGAAACCCGATTTCTTTGATGTCTATTCAGTTTCTGGTGCCCAGGTGCAATGCAGTGTGCTTTTGAAG GCCATCTGTTCCGTATTGCGAACTCCAATAGCAAGTATAGAGCATATAAGTGTTCTATTGTCTGATCCTAATTCACCAAAGGTGCAGTGGACTTTAGAATGTTTTAATG GAATGAGAAAAACCTATTGGATCTCATGCAATGTTGAACCTGATATACAACAACTATCACTTGATCGGAGGCTGCTTCCTAGCAGCTTTGTAGTTCGGCCTCGGGATCTCAACAGATTACTAGCTAATTTTCAATCAACACTTCAGGAGATCACAATCATCGCAACACAACAACCTGCCTTGAATGCCAATGCTGCTGATCAGTTTAGGGGAAAAGCCGTTGAATTTAGAAGTTACATTGACCCAACCTCAG AAAATGATTCATTGCTACATACTCAGCTGTGGATAGATCCTAAGGAGGAGTTTGTACAGTATGAGCACTTTCGAGATCCTGTAGATATAACATTTGGAGTGAAGGAACTGAAG GCATTTCTTTCATTCTGCGAGGGATGTGAAGTTGACATACACATATACTTTGATAAAGCTGGCGA GCCAATTCTAATGGCGCCAAAATTTGGCTCAGATGACAAATCCTTCTCAAATTTTGATGCCACACTAGTGCTTGCAACCATGCTTGTCTCGCAGCTCAACTTTGGAAATTCTGCAGGACCTCCTCCAGCTGCCAGTGCAGGGGCTTCAGCACAGCAAGATCCTAATGGAAATACTTCTGATCACCCGTCTGATCACACCAGAATTTGGTCTGAACTCTCAG CAAAAGATGGTAATGACACTGAAGATAGGCGTGCCCATGTAGAAGGAAATCAACAGACTAAAGAACATAGGACAATCCAGAGGATTG GAGTCCTATTGCTATCTTCCTAA
- the LOC140988565 gene encoding uncharacterized protein isoform X1 has protein sequence MELGLSGNALKIFARSIICLARIGNEIVLQASPSLLTCHTLNSSRSAYQSITLKPDFFDVYSVSGAQVQCSVLLKAICSVLRTPIASIEHISVLLSDPNSPKVQWTLECFNGMRKTYWISCNVEPDIQQLSLDRRLLPSSFVVRPRDLNRLLANFQSTLQEITIIATQQPALNANAADQFRGKAVEFRSYIDPTSENDSLLHTQLWIDPKEEFVQYEHFRDPVDITFGVKELKAFLSFCEGCEVDIHIYFDKAGEPILMAPKFGSDDKSFSNFDATLVLATMLVSQLNFGNSAGPPPAASAGASAQQDPNGNTSDHPSDHTRIWSELSGSAAKDGNDTEDRRAHVEGNQQTKEHRTIQRIGEMNISVDKNATGMPGYQGACGAMETNNAGNPRGGDVIGSTLSQRHPRNWVDAVADDDEEDEADLFVQSTPPYS, from the exons ATGGAGCTGGGTCTAAGCGGGAATGCTCTCAAAATCTTCGCTCGATCAATCATATGCCTGGCGCGAATCGGCAACGAGATCGTCCTTCAGGCATCACCGTCTCTG CTTACTTGTCATACTCTTAATTCATCGAGGTCCGCCTATCAATCCATAACCTTGAAACCCGATTTCTTTGATGTCTATTCAGTTTCTGGTGCCCAGGTGCAATGCAGTGTGCTTTTGAAG GCCATCTGTTCCGTATTGCGAACTCCAATAGCAAGTATAGAGCATATAAGTGTTCTATTGTCTGATCCTAATTCACCAAAGGTGCAGTGGACTTTAGAATGTTTTAATG GAATGAGAAAAACCTATTGGATCTCATGCAATGTTGAACCTGATATACAACAACTATCACTTGATCGGAGGCTGCTTCCTAGCAGCTTTGTAGTTCGGCCTCGGGATCTCAACAGATTACTAGCTAATTTTCAATCAACACTTCAGGAGATCACAATCATCGCAACACAACAACCTGCCTTGAATGCCAATGCTGCTGATCAGTTTAGGGGAAAAGCCGTTGAATTTAGAAGTTACATTGACCCAACCTCAG AAAATGATTCATTGCTACATACTCAGCTGTGGATAGATCCTAAGGAGGAGTTTGTACAGTATGAGCACTTTCGAGATCCTGTAGATATAACATTTGGAGTGAAGGAACTGAAG GCATTTCTTTCATTCTGCGAGGGATGTGAAGTTGACATACACATATACTTTGATAAAGCTGGCGA GCCAATTCTAATGGCGCCAAAATTTGGCTCAGATGACAAATCCTTCTCAAATTTTGATGCCACACTAGTGCTTGCAACCATGCTTGTCTCGCAGCTCAACTTTGGAAATTCTGCAGGACCTCCTCCAGCTGCCAGTGCAGGGGCTTCAGCACAGCAAGATCCTAATGGAAATACTTCTGATCACCCGTCTGATCACACCAGAATTTGGTCTGAACTCTCAG GAAGTGCAGCAAAAGATGGTAATGACACTGAAGATAGGCGTGCCCATGTAGAAGGAAATCAACAGACTAAAGAACATAGGACAATCCAGAGGATTGGTGAGATGAACATTTCTGTGGATAAAAATGCTACTGGAATGCCTGGCTACCAAGGAGC TTGTGGTGCCATGGAAACAAATAATGCAGGAAACCCTCGAG GTGGAGATGTAATTGGCAGTACTTTATCACAACGCCATCCTAGAAACTGGGTAGATGCAGTTGCGGATGATGATGAAGAGGATGAAGCAGACTTGTTTGTTCAGTCAACACCTCCATACTCATGA
- the LOC140988565 gene encoding uncharacterized protein isoform X3 has protein sequence MSLTCHTLNSSRSAYQSITLKPDFFDVYSVSGAQVQCSVLLKAICSVLRTPIASIEHISVLLSDPNSPKVQWTLECFNGMRKTYWISCNVEPDIQQLSLDRRLLPSSFVVRPRDLNRLLANFQSTLQEITIIATQQPALNANAADQFRGKAVEFRSYIDPTSENDSLLHTQLWIDPKEEFVQYEHFRDPVDITFGVKELKAFLSFCEGCEVDIHIYFDKAGEPILMAPKFGSDDKSFSNFDATLVLATMLVSQLNFGNSAGPPPAASAGASAQQDPNGNTSDHPSDHTRIWSELSGSAAKDGNDTEDRRAHVEGNQQTKEHRTIQRIGEMNISVDKNATGMPGYQGACGAMETNNAGNPRGGDVIGSTLSQRHPRNWVDAVADDDEEDEADLFVQSTPPYS, from the exons ATGTCA CTTACTTGTCATACTCTTAATTCATCGAGGTCCGCCTATCAATCCATAACCTTGAAACCCGATTTCTTTGATGTCTATTCAGTTTCTGGTGCCCAGGTGCAATGCAGTGTGCTTTTGAAG GCCATCTGTTCCGTATTGCGAACTCCAATAGCAAGTATAGAGCATATAAGTGTTCTATTGTCTGATCCTAATTCACCAAAGGTGCAGTGGACTTTAGAATGTTTTAATG GAATGAGAAAAACCTATTGGATCTCATGCAATGTTGAACCTGATATACAACAACTATCACTTGATCGGAGGCTGCTTCCTAGCAGCTTTGTAGTTCGGCCTCGGGATCTCAACAGATTACTAGCTAATTTTCAATCAACACTTCAGGAGATCACAATCATCGCAACACAACAACCTGCCTTGAATGCCAATGCTGCTGATCAGTTTAGGGGAAAAGCCGTTGAATTTAGAAGTTACATTGACCCAACCTCAG AAAATGATTCATTGCTACATACTCAGCTGTGGATAGATCCTAAGGAGGAGTTTGTACAGTATGAGCACTTTCGAGATCCTGTAGATATAACATTTGGAGTGAAGGAACTGAAG GCATTTCTTTCATTCTGCGAGGGATGTGAAGTTGACATACACATATACTTTGATAAAGCTGGCGA GCCAATTCTAATGGCGCCAAAATTTGGCTCAGATGACAAATCCTTCTCAAATTTTGATGCCACACTAGTGCTTGCAACCATGCTTGTCTCGCAGCTCAACTTTGGAAATTCTGCAGGACCTCCTCCAGCTGCCAGTGCAGGGGCTTCAGCACAGCAAGATCCTAATGGAAATACTTCTGATCACCCGTCTGATCACACCAGAATTTGGTCTGAACTCTCAG GAAGTGCAGCAAAAGATGGTAATGACACTGAAGATAGGCGTGCCCATGTAGAAGGAAATCAACAGACTAAAGAACATAGGACAATCCAGAGGATTGGTGAGATGAACATTTCTGTGGATAAAAATGCTACTGGAATGCCTGGCTACCAAGGAGC TTGTGGTGCCATGGAAACAAATAATGCAGGAAACCCTCGAG GTGGAGATGTAATTGGCAGTACTTTATCACAACGCCATCCTAGAAACTGGGTAGATGCAGTTGCGGATGATGATGAAGAGGATGAAGCAGACTTGTTTGTTCAGTCAACACCTCCATACTCATGA
- the LOC140988565 gene encoding uncharacterized protein isoform X2 — protein sequence MELGLSGNALKIFARSIICLARIGNEIVLQASPSLLTCHTLNSSRSAYQSITLKPDFFDVYSVSGAQVQCSVLLKAICSVLRTPIASIEHISVLLSDPNSPKVQWTLECFNGMRKTYWISCNVEPDIQQLSLDRRLLPSSFVVRPRDLNRLLANFQSTLQEITIIATQQPALNANAADQFRGKAVEFRSYIDPTSENDSLLHTQLWIDPKEEFVQYEHFRDPVDITFGVKELKAFLSFCEGCEVDIHIYFDKAGEPILMAPKFGSDDKSFSNFDATLVLATMLVSQLNFGNSAGPPPAASAGASAQQDPNGNTSDHPSDHTRIWSELSAKDGNDTEDRRAHVEGNQQTKEHRTIQRIGEMNISVDKNATGMPGYQGACGAMETNNAGNPRGGDVIGSTLSQRHPRNWVDAVADDDEEDEADLFVQSTPPYS from the exons ATGGAGCTGGGTCTAAGCGGGAATGCTCTCAAAATCTTCGCTCGATCAATCATATGCCTGGCGCGAATCGGCAACGAGATCGTCCTTCAGGCATCACCGTCTCTG CTTACTTGTCATACTCTTAATTCATCGAGGTCCGCCTATCAATCCATAACCTTGAAACCCGATTTCTTTGATGTCTATTCAGTTTCTGGTGCCCAGGTGCAATGCAGTGTGCTTTTGAAG GCCATCTGTTCCGTATTGCGAACTCCAATAGCAAGTATAGAGCATATAAGTGTTCTATTGTCTGATCCTAATTCACCAAAGGTGCAGTGGACTTTAGAATGTTTTAATG GAATGAGAAAAACCTATTGGATCTCATGCAATGTTGAACCTGATATACAACAACTATCACTTGATCGGAGGCTGCTTCCTAGCAGCTTTGTAGTTCGGCCTCGGGATCTCAACAGATTACTAGCTAATTTTCAATCAACACTTCAGGAGATCACAATCATCGCAACACAACAACCTGCCTTGAATGCCAATGCTGCTGATCAGTTTAGGGGAAAAGCCGTTGAATTTAGAAGTTACATTGACCCAACCTCAG AAAATGATTCATTGCTACATACTCAGCTGTGGATAGATCCTAAGGAGGAGTTTGTACAGTATGAGCACTTTCGAGATCCTGTAGATATAACATTTGGAGTGAAGGAACTGAAG GCATTTCTTTCATTCTGCGAGGGATGTGAAGTTGACATACACATATACTTTGATAAAGCTGGCGA GCCAATTCTAATGGCGCCAAAATTTGGCTCAGATGACAAATCCTTCTCAAATTTTGATGCCACACTAGTGCTTGCAACCATGCTTGTCTCGCAGCTCAACTTTGGAAATTCTGCAGGACCTCCTCCAGCTGCCAGTGCAGGGGCTTCAGCACAGCAAGATCCTAATGGAAATACTTCTGATCACCCGTCTGATCACACCAGAATTTGGTCTGAACTCTCAG CAAAAGATGGTAATGACACTGAAGATAGGCGTGCCCATGTAGAAGGAAATCAACAGACTAAAGAACATAGGACAATCCAGAGGATTGGTGAGATGAACATTTCTGTGGATAAAAATGCTACTGGAATGCCTGGCTACCAAGGAGC TTGTGGTGCCATGGAAACAAATAATGCAGGAAACCCTCGAG GTGGAGATGTAATTGGCAGTACTTTATCACAACGCCATCCTAGAAACTGGGTAGATGCAGTTGCGGATGATGATGAAGAGGATGAAGCAGACTTGTTTGTTCAGTCAACACCTCCATACTCATGA
- the LOC140988565 gene encoding uncharacterized protein isoform X4, producing the protein MELGLSGNALKIFARSIICLARIGNEIVLQASPSLLTCHTLNSSRSAYQSITLKPDFFDVYSVSGAQVQCSVLLKAICSVLRTPIASIEHISVLLSDPNSPKVQWTLECFNGMRKTYWISCNVEPDIQQLSLDRRLLPSSFVVRPRDLNRLLANFQSTLQEITIIATQQPALNANAADQFRGKAVEFRSYIDPTSENDSLLHTQLWIDPKEEFVQYEHFRDPVDITFGVKELKAFLSFCEGCEVDIHIYFDKAGEPILMAPKFGSDDKSFSNFDATLVLATMLVSQLNFGNSAGPPPAASAGASAQQDPNGNTSDHPSDHTRIWSELSGSAAKDGNDTEDRRAHVEGNQQTKEHRTIQRIGVLLLSS; encoded by the exons ATGGAGCTGGGTCTAAGCGGGAATGCTCTCAAAATCTTCGCTCGATCAATCATATGCCTGGCGCGAATCGGCAACGAGATCGTCCTTCAGGCATCACCGTCTCTG CTTACTTGTCATACTCTTAATTCATCGAGGTCCGCCTATCAATCCATAACCTTGAAACCCGATTTCTTTGATGTCTATTCAGTTTCTGGTGCCCAGGTGCAATGCAGTGTGCTTTTGAAG GCCATCTGTTCCGTATTGCGAACTCCAATAGCAAGTATAGAGCATATAAGTGTTCTATTGTCTGATCCTAATTCACCAAAGGTGCAGTGGACTTTAGAATGTTTTAATG GAATGAGAAAAACCTATTGGATCTCATGCAATGTTGAACCTGATATACAACAACTATCACTTGATCGGAGGCTGCTTCCTAGCAGCTTTGTAGTTCGGCCTCGGGATCTCAACAGATTACTAGCTAATTTTCAATCAACACTTCAGGAGATCACAATCATCGCAACACAACAACCTGCCTTGAATGCCAATGCTGCTGATCAGTTTAGGGGAAAAGCCGTTGAATTTAGAAGTTACATTGACCCAACCTCAG AAAATGATTCATTGCTACATACTCAGCTGTGGATAGATCCTAAGGAGGAGTTTGTACAGTATGAGCACTTTCGAGATCCTGTAGATATAACATTTGGAGTGAAGGAACTGAAG GCATTTCTTTCATTCTGCGAGGGATGTGAAGTTGACATACACATATACTTTGATAAAGCTGGCGA GCCAATTCTAATGGCGCCAAAATTTGGCTCAGATGACAAATCCTTCTCAAATTTTGATGCCACACTAGTGCTTGCAACCATGCTTGTCTCGCAGCTCAACTTTGGAAATTCTGCAGGACCTCCTCCAGCTGCCAGTGCAGGGGCTTCAGCACAGCAAGATCCTAATGGAAATACTTCTGATCACCCGTCTGATCACACCAGAATTTGGTCTGAACTCTCAG GAAGTGCAGCAAAAGATGGTAATGACACTGAAGATAGGCGTGCCCATGTAGAAGGAAATCAACAGACTAAAGAACATAGGACAATCCAGAGGATTG GAGTCCTATTGCTATCTTCCTAA